A genomic window from Archaeoglobus profundus DSM 5631 includes:
- a CDS encoding tryptophan--tRNA ligase: MITPWEVEGVVDYERLMREFGIRPFSEILDKIPNPHPLMRRGVIFGHRDYERIVDAMKKGEEWAVMSGFMPSGLPHLGHKMTMDEIVWHQNMGGKAFMCIADMEARFVRGLSVEKTRELGELYIRSIIALGLKSDNCLIYYQSANRYVKDLAIELSSETNFSELRAVYGFNPETSLIKMFIPMIQAGDILHPQLKDFGGFKPVVVPVGADQDPHLRLTRDLANRICIFSFERIEGGVRVRSRKGENYLEKLKDLNFDLKAYEGHVDIFGDPEEIEKAVRNLEMELGGYAFIPPSSTYHKFTTGLRGGKMSSSKPESYISLFDKPEEGAKKVMRALTGGRATVEEQRRLGGEPDRCVVFELYTYHFADDKMLEEIRRDCEDGNLLCGQCKKQLAEIVKEFLKEFQEKAKSVDLSEFEILK; the protein is encoded by the coding sequence ATGATCACGCCTTGGGAGGTTGAAGGAGTCGTTGACTACGAGAGGCTGATGAGGGAGTTTGGAATAAGGCCTTTTTCGGAAATCCTCGATAAGATTCCAAATCCCCATCCCCTGATGCGTAGGGGAGTCATCTTTGGACACAGAGACTACGAGAGGATAGTTGATGCTATGAAGAAGGGTGAGGAATGGGCTGTGATGTCTGGATTTATGCCCTCTGGCCTACCCCACTTGGGTCACAAGATGACCATGGACGAGATAGTATGGCATCAGAACATGGGAGGGAAGGCTTTCATGTGCATAGCTGACATGGAAGCAAGATTTGTTAGGGGATTGAGCGTAGAAAAAACGAGAGAGCTGGGAGAGCTTTACATCAGGAGCATAATTGCTCTAGGATTGAAATCCGATAATTGTCTGATATACTATCAGTCTGCGAACAGATACGTCAAGGATTTGGCGATAGAGCTTTCGTCTGAAACAAACTTCAGCGAGTTGAGAGCTGTTTACGGATTCAATCCCGAAACTTCCCTGATAAAGATGTTCATACCCATGATTCAAGCTGGAGATATCTTACATCCACAGCTGAAAGATTTCGGCGGATTTAAACCTGTTGTAGTGCCAGTCGGAGCGGATCAAGACCCCCATTTAAGGCTTACGAGGGATTTGGCTAACAGAATTTGCATATTTTCCTTTGAGAGGATAGAAGGAGGAGTTAGAGTCAGGAGTAGGAAGGGAGAAAATTATCTTGAAAAGCTTAAGGATTTGAACTTCGATTTGAAAGCTTACGAAGGTCACGTCGACATTTTTGGCGATCCAGAGGAAATAGAAAAAGCCGTTAGAAATCTGGAAATGGAATTGGGAGGCTATGCGTTTATACCACCATCTTCAACCTATCACAAGTTCACGACTGGCTTGAGAGGAGGGAAGATGAGTTCGAGTAAGCCGGAAAGCTACATATCTCTATTCGATAAGCCAGAGGAAGGAGCTAAGAAGGTTATGAGAGCGTTAACGGGAGGAAGGGCTACCGTTGAAGAGCAGAGAAGGTTAGGTGGTGAACCTGATAGATGCGTTGTTTTCGAGCTTTACACATACCATTTTGCAGATGACAAAATGCTTGAGGAGATAAGGAGAGACTGCGAAGATGGAAACCTTCTCTGTGGGCAGTGTAAGAAGCAGCTTGCCGAGATAGTCAAGGAGTTCTTAAAGGAATTTCAGGAAAAAGCAAAATCTGTCGATTTAAGCGAATTTGAAATTTTAAAGTAG
- a CDS encoding MFS transporter, producing MRALLLAVFSAMLGLGIVSPLMPIYAKDLGATTLILGIIYSSFSTARTIFTPIVGFLSDRLGRKFFILTGLALYSILSIFYMVARTPEDLVVIRFFHGLSSAMVVPSAMAYVSQLAPKGEEGRTISSFNIAFLTGMGFGPFLGGVVKDIFGLRFAFAIMAFLTALAFILALPLPNLKDRTNFRVKAILNRCITSLMIFRFSTAVRMSLMIAFFPVLISYLKGYEIGAIVSAVILSNAISQKLFSGLVDRFDRVLIATISGLASTIIFIVLPFSDDFYRILALALVMGIFNGLATCSACAIAIELGRTYGHGAVMGLYNTAMSLAMMTTPVIAGFIADKTDIPTSFVALGFLSMTCLFIFHATISKR from the coding sequence ATGAGAGCGCTACTGTTAGCAGTTTTCTCGGCAATGTTAGGATTGGGTATTGTATCTCCACTTATGCCTATCTATGCAAAAGATCTAGGCGCGACTACGCTAATACTGGGAATAATCTACTCAAGCTTCTCAACTGCTAGAACTATCTTTACACCTATAGTGGGATTCTTATCGGATAGACTCGGAAGGAAGTTCTTCATACTCACGGGCTTGGCTCTCTATTCCATTCTATCTATATTTTACATGGTTGCAAGAACTCCGGAAGATCTCGTAGTTATAAGGTTCTTTCACGGTTTGAGTTCAGCAATGGTAGTTCCAAGTGCAATGGCTTACGTAAGCCAATTGGCTCCCAAGGGAGAGGAGGGAAGAACAATCTCTTCCTTCAACATAGCTTTTCTAACGGGTATGGGCTTTGGTCCATTTTTGGGAGGTGTTGTGAAGGATATCTTTGGTTTGAGGTTTGCGTTTGCTATAATGGCATTCTTAACAGCTTTGGCATTCATCTTGGCTCTTCCCCTTCCAAATCTTAAGGACAGAACCAACTTTAGGGTTAAGGCTATTCTGAACAGGTGTATAACGTCTCTGATGATCTTCAGATTCTCTACAGCGGTAAGAATGTCACTGATGATTGCTTTCTTTCCAGTTCTGATAAGCTATTTGAAGGGTTACGAGATAGGAGCAATAGTTTCAGCAGTAATACTCTCGAATGCAATCTCTCAAAAGCTCTTCAGCGGGCTTGTTGATAGATTTGACAGGGTTTTAATTGCAACTATCAGCGGTCTGGCTTCAACAATCATTTTCATAGTCTTACCGTTCTCGGACGATTTCTACAGAATACTAGCACTCGCTTTGGTTATGGGCATATTCAACGGACTTGCCACATGTTCAGCATGTGCAATAGCCATAGAACTGGGAAGAACTTATGGGCATGGAGCCGTTATGGGCCTGTACAACACTGCAATGAGCTTAGCCATGATGACAACCCCCGTTATAGCTGGTTTCATAGCAGACAAAACGGACATACCAACCTCTTTTGTTGCATTGGGATTCCTGAGCATGACATGCCTATTTATATTCCATGCAACAATCTCAAAGAGATGA
- a CDS encoding radical SAM protein, translating to MIGVYSNLYYPTRWVPLRRRGLGWQRCNEMYEEHGCIASCGLAYDKILELVLDIKGCNLHCKYCWCWKMRYHSEDIKKSPKDVLRDLECRFDEVVKDKFVSKKGYRIGVIRITGNEPSLQWDHVKEVLKLIDRSERLRSFKVIIETNGVAFAKMDVNGLDNLEINIDIDVSFKGVNYDQFEWLSSVKREYFRYQIEGFVKLFDYYEGTNVSVNPVLGINHAENYCVWKRGKKYVMDVEIIDKYGNKLNFYDYSKDFEEEVLSRKELRYDEAPFREYFGINRETTRLVVAVVYKGRRYLHILPSELPDLI from the coding sequence ATGATCGGAGTATACTCAAACCTCTATTACCCCACGAGATGGGTGCCGTTAAGAAGGAGAGGATTGGGATGGCAGAGATGCAACGAGATGTATGAAGAGCACGGTTGCATTGCAAGCTGTGGCTTAGCCTATGACAAAATCCTCGAACTGGTATTGGACATTAAGGGTTGCAATTTGCACTGTAAGTATTGCTGGTGCTGGAAGATGAGATACCACAGCGAGGACATAAAGAAGAGTCCCAAGGATGTTCTGAGAGATTTGGAGTGCAGGTTTGACGAAGTCGTTAAGGATAAGTTCGTTTCCAAAAAAGGTTACAGGATAGGGGTGATTAGAATAACTGGAAACGAGCCTTCCCTTCAGTGGGATCACGTGAAGGAAGTCCTGAAGCTTATAGACCGTTCCGAGAGGTTGAGGAGTTTTAAAGTTATAATCGAGACAAACGGAGTTGCGTTTGCAAAGATGGATGTTAACGGCTTGGACAATCTCGAAATAAATATCGATATAGATGTGTCATTCAAGGGTGTAAATTACGATCAGTTCGAATGGTTATCGAGCGTTAAGAGAGAATACTTTCGGTATCAGATAGAGGGATTCGTAAAATTATTCGATTACTACGAAGGGACTAACGTAAGCGTTAATCCAGTTTTGGGTATAAACCATGCAGAAAACTACTGTGTCTGGAAGAGGGGGAAGAAGTACGTCATGGACGTTGAGATAATAGACAAATACGGCAACAAGCTAAACTTCTACGATTACTCGAAAGATTTTGAAGAGGAAGTTCTATCGAGAAAAGAACTCAGATATGACGAAGCGCCTTTTAGGGAGTACTTTGGTATAAACAGGGAAACAACTAGGCTTGTGGTAGCTGTCGTTTACAAGGGTAGAAGGTATCTGCATATCCTTCCATCAGAACTGCCCGATCTGATATGA
- a CDS encoding DUF835 domain-containing protein, whose product MKLVEPLDKLIEDFLRGEFVLVEYDSICHFPLLPLRLAIENDGILVEMGDKLSVKIPALIKFIRNYEGLYKVKIVNISNYKLELEGIYIYNIALAELLSVTSKLYEFFKDYSSELIVFDGVEYLFLHYDLKNVIKDLAGLKVMFPDTTMILFVNYGVVKRRYITLLESLATTTIRFKGVLGDKIVRQGYVLKSLTKPRAETVVL is encoded by the coding sequence ATGAAACTCGTAGAACCTCTTGATAAGCTCATCGAAGATTTTCTCAGAGGGGAGTTTGTGCTTGTAGAGTATGATTCGATTTGTCACTTTCCCCTCCTACCTCTCAGACTGGCAATAGAGAATGACGGAATTTTAGTTGAGATGGGTGATAAATTGAGTGTCAAAATTCCTGCACTTATCAAATTCATTAGGAACTATGAGGGGCTGTATAAGGTAAAGATAGTGAACATCTCCAACTACAAGCTTGAACTGGAGGGTATTTACATCTACAACATAGCTCTCGCAGAACTGCTGAGTGTTACATCAAAGCTCTACGAATTCTTTAAAGATTATTCATCGGAATTGATAGTCTTTGACGGTGTAGAATATTTATTCCTTCACTACGACTTAAAAAATGTAATAAAGGATTTAGCCGGGTTGAAAGTTATGTTCCCAGATACAACGATGATTCTCTTCGTTAACTACGGGGTCGTTAAAAGAAGGTACATTACACTGTTAGAGAGCTTGGCAACAACAACAATCAGATTTAAAGGTGTTTTGGGGGATAAAATAGTTAGGCAAGGATACGTCCTTAAATCTTTAACAAAACCCAGAGCAGAGACGGTAGTATTATGA
- the mfnA gene encoding tyrosine decarboxylase MfnA translates to MLEEFKSKDIPYSRVLSSMCTIPHPIAVKAHVEFINANLGDPAVFRGSAELEKEVVRMIGELLHHPNAKGYIASGGTEANIQAIRAFRNLKRVKKPNVVVPESAHFSFDKAGEILRVEIRKAKLDGEFRVDVGDVERLIDDNTVGIVGIAGTTALGQIDPIEELSELALERDVFLHVDSAFGGFVIPFLDLNVKFDFELEGVSSMTIDPHKMGLATIPAGCILFRDESFLKALAVKTPYLITEKQYSLTGTRPATGVASTYAVMKYLGFEGFRKVVRRCMEVTRYLVERMGELGFEPVIEPIMNIVCFKCEKAFEIRNELYKRGWVVSAIRNPRALRFVVMPHVDFEVIDKFVEEMKNVLRKV, encoded by the coding sequence ATGCTCGAAGAGTTCAAAAGTAAGGACATTCCCTACTCAAGGGTTCTCAGTTCGATGTGCACAATCCCGCATCCAATAGCTGTTAAGGCTCATGTAGAGTTCATAAACGCAAATTTGGGAGATCCTGCTGTATTTAGAGGCTCCGCTGAGCTTGAGAAAGAAGTCGTTAGGATGATCGGAGAACTTCTGCATCACCCGAATGCCAAAGGTTACATTGCAAGTGGAGGAACGGAGGCAAACATTCAGGCTATCAGAGCTTTCAGAAATCTGAAGAGGGTTAAAAAGCCGAATGTTGTTGTGCCAGAGTCCGCACACTTTTCCTTCGACAAAGCAGGAGAGATTTTAAGGGTTGAGATTAGAAAGGCTAAGCTCGATGGGGAGTTTAGGGTTGATGTTGGTGATGTTGAGAGGCTTATCGATGATAATACGGTAGGAATCGTCGGAATTGCTGGAACCACTGCATTAGGACAGATCGATCCGATCGAAGAGCTTTCCGAGTTGGCTTTAGAAAGAGATGTATTCTTGCATGTTGATTCGGCTTTTGGAGGCTTTGTCATTCCGTTTTTGGATTTGAACGTCAAGTTCGACTTCGAGCTTGAGGGAGTTAGCTCGATGACAATCGATCCTCACAAGATGGGGTTGGCAACTATACCAGCTGGTTGCATTCTCTTCAGGGATGAAAGCTTTTTGAAGGCTTTGGCAGTGAAAACACCCTATCTAATTACGGAGAAGCAGTACTCTTTGACTGGAACAAGACCGGCAACAGGAGTAGCCTCAACTTACGCGGTGATGAAGTATCTGGGATTTGAGGGGTTTAGGAAAGTTGTGAGGCGATGTATGGAGGTTACGAGGTATTTGGTTGAGAGGATGGGTGAGCTTGGCTTTGAGCCTGTTATAGAGCCGATTATGAACATAGTCTGCTTTAAATGCGAGAAAGCCTTTGAGATAAGAAATGAGCTTTACAAGAGAGGTTGGGTAGTTTCCGCAATTCGAAATCCAAGAGCTTTGAGGTTTGTCGTGATGCCTCACGTCGATTTCGAGGTAATAGACAAATTTGTTGAGGAGATGAAAAATGTTTTGAGAAAGGTTTAA
- a CDS encoding DUF211 domain-containing protein, whose protein sequence is MAGLRRLVLDVLKPHEPSNVLLAVKLSEMENVEGVNLLLREMDQNTETLKITIVGDNLNFDKIRKILEEFGAVIHSVDEIVAGRKIVESVKTEQD, encoded by the coding sequence GTGGCAGGGTTAAGGAGGTTGGTGCTCGATGTGTTAAAACCGCACGAACCAAGTAACGTGCTGTTAGCAGTAAAGCTCAGTGAGATGGAGAACGTTGAGGGGGTAAACCTTTTGCTCAGAGAGATGGATCAGAACACCGAAACCCTGAAAATAACAATTGTGGGAGACAACCTCAACTTCGACAAGATTAGGAAAATTTTGGAGGAGTTCGGAGCGGTGATACATAGTGTTGATGAGATAGTAGCTGGAAGGAAAATCGTTGAGAGCGTAAAGACTGAGCAGGACTGA
- a CDS encoding RAD55 family ATPase encodes MFEKIPTGVEGLDVMLKGGLIKGRTYLIKGGPGTGKTILSMHFLVEGAKRGENVVYITLEEPENEVRENMETLGFDLSNVTIVDLSPTSGHPIFSSLMGFESGIDVKTFENILQDIIGDNIDRVVIDSITMLKVATPTETEYRASLLRLMRTLKVKFNATTVLISELGNGVEDYLVNGMIELRTIEVKGRAVRGIKIVKMRGSDFDETIRPYRITNRGIEVYPDLSVFEV; translated from the coding sequence TTGTTCGAAAAAATTCCTACGGGTGTTGAAGGTTTGGACGTGATGCTTAAGGGAGGCTTGATCAAGGGCAGGACTTACCTGATCAAAGGTGGACCGGGGACGGGAAAGACAATTCTGTCCATGCACTTCTTGGTTGAAGGTGCTAAGAGAGGTGAGAACGTTGTGTATATAACGCTTGAGGAGCCCGAAAACGAAGTTAGGGAGAACATGGAAACTCTAGGTTTTGATTTATCGAACGTTACGATAGTTGACCTCTCACCGACAAGTGGGCATCCCATCTTTTCGAGTCTAATGGGGTTTGAAAGTGGAATAGACGTGAAAACATTTGAGAACATCCTTCAGGATATTATAGGTGATAACATAGATAGGGTTGTTATCGATTCAATCACAATGCTCAAGGTTGCAACGCCAACGGAAACTGAATACAGAGCCAGCCTTTTGAGATTGATGAGAACCCTTAAAGTTAAGTTTAACGCTACAACCGTATTAATTTCGGAACTGGGAAACGGTGTTGAAGATTACTTAGTTAACGGGATGATAGAGCTTCGTACGATTGAAGTCAAGGGGAGAGCAGTCAGGGGCATTAAGATAGTAAAGATGAGAGGTAGCGATTTCGACGAAACTATAAGACCCTACAGGATAACGAACAGGGGTATTGAGGTTTACCCAGATTTGAGCGTGTTTGAAGTATGA
- a CDS encoding NOL1/NOP2/sun family putative RNA methylase encodes MPIYIPCNNLKEMKSDFAQINRRFVERYERIDDSEEFWMYMAKPLRPSFRVNTLKASVEDVVSSLSDRFKLEPIPWCKEGFFSDKEVGRTIEHQIGVIFSQEASSMIPAIVLDPKPNMLVLDMCASPGGKTTQIAQYMKNEGCIVANDVKYDRINILISNLQRCGVTIARVTMKDGRFFKRFKDTFDRVLIDAPCSNVGMIRKNYRYLKMWSLKEVYSLSRLQKELVMAGYRALKPNGIMVYSTCTLDPLENEEVVDYLLSNTDAKLLEIDLPVNRTEPITEFEGKVYDEEVKKCLRIHPQDNDTEGFFIAKITKPE; translated from the coding sequence ATGCCTATTTATATTCCATGCAACAATCTCAAAGAGATGAAGTCAGATTTTGCACAGATAAACAGGAGATTTGTCGAGAGGTATGAGAGGATAGATGACTCTGAAGAATTTTGGATGTACATGGCAAAGCCTTTGAGACCGAGCTTCAGGGTTAATACGTTAAAGGCCAGTGTTGAAGATGTTGTAAGTAGTTTAAGCGACAGATTCAAGCTAGAACCTATCCCTTGGTGTAAAGAGGGCTTTTTCAGCGATAAAGAGGTTGGAAGAACAATAGAACATCAGATAGGTGTAATATTTTCTCAGGAAGCATCTTCCATGATTCCCGCAATTGTTCTCGATCCCAAGCCCAATATGTTAGTTTTGGACATGTGCGCCTCACCCGGAGGGAAAACTACGCAGATAGCACAATACATGAAAAACGAAGGCTGTATAGTTGCGAACGACGTGAAGTACGATAGGATAAACATACTCATTTCAAACTTACAGCGTTGCGGAGTTACGATCGCTCGTGTAACAATGAAAGACGGCAGATTCTTTAAGAGATTCAAAGACACATTTGATCGAGTGTTGATCGATGCTCCCTGCTCCAACGTCGGAATGATTAGGAAGAATTACCGATACCTCAAGATGTGGTCTCTCAAAGAAGTTTATTCCCTATCGAGGCTTCAGAAAGAGCTTGTAATGGCAGGATACCGAGCTTTAAAGCCCAACGGAATTATGGTGTACTCAACATGCACACTCGATCCTTTGGAGAACGAGGAAGTTGTCGATTACCTCTTGAGTAATACTGATGCAAAACTGCTCGAAATAGATTTACCAGTAAACAGAACTGAGCCGATTACGGAATTTGAGGGCAAGGTTTATGATGAAGAGGTTAAGAAATGCCTTAGGATACATCCGCAGGACAACGATACTGAGGGCTTTTTCATAGCAAAGATAACAAAGCCAGAATGA
- a CDS encoding menaquinone biosynthesis protein, whose translation MKIGKFDYINNYLPYYYVEKEKLAEIVTATPKEMIALLENRKIDYAPIPSFYYLKNKSKFKRYRFCVASNGKVYSVIVVSRDGKLGDRVGITSETTTSVNLLKVILAERGIKCKLVPMNAFKADDILKSCDSALVIGDSALEARKHFKVVMDLGEEWKDLTGYPMVFGISASIDDAEICDELIIRSLRWGLKNFNEVVKSAVKRFGIDEEFLRKYFKALKHEMDSKCEKGLKAFEEFCRDYKLL comes from the coding sequence ATGAAAATTGGAAAGTTCGACTACATAAACAACTACCTCCCCTACTACTATGTTGAGAAAGAGAAGCTTGCAGAAATTGTGACTGCAACCCCTAAAGAGATGATTGCCCTTCTGGAAAACAGAAAGATCGACTATGCACCAATTCCAAGCTTCTACTACCTCAAAAATAAGAGCAAGTTTAAAAGATACCGTTTTTGCGTTGCCTCAAATGGTAAAGTTTACAGCGTCATAGTCGTTTCAAGGGACGGAAAGCTGGGTGATAGAGTGGGTATAACATCTGAAACGACGACATCTGTGAATTTGCTCAAAGTAATATTGGCAGAGAGAGGGATAAAATGCAAGCTTGTGCCAATGAACGCGTTCAAGGCAGATGACATACTGAAATCTTGCGACAGTGCTTTGGTGATAGGTGACTCTGCTCTAGAAGCAAGAAAACACTTTAAAGTTGTCATGGATTTGGGAGAGGAGTGGAAGGATCTGACGGGATATCCGATGGTATTCGGGATATCAGCATCGATTGATGACGCCGAAATCTGCGACGAACTTATAATTCGATCTCTCAGATGGGGTTTGAAAAACTTTAATGAGGTTGTGAAATCCGCCGTTAAGAGATTTGGAATTGATGAGGAATTCTTAAGGAAGTACTTCAAGGCTTTAAAACACGAAATGGACTCAAAGTGTGAAAAGGGTTTGAAGGCTTTTGAAGAGTTTTGTAGGGATTACAAACTACTTTAA
- the thiL gene encoding thiamine-phosphate kinase — MREFELIGKAKELFRVERDDVIVGIDDDCALVDVGTRLALTTDCLHEKTDFPKGIKPEEIGHLALAINLSDLASCGAKPLFFLYTITLSDYWIEYFERILKGMKNLADKYGVAVVGGDTDFGDELHISGFAIGKAERFVGRDGAKVGDKICVTGLLGKAQLSLEQLMNGFSRYEIAYPDSLFKPEPRVEEGLRIAKHANSMTDISDSLAISLHQIAKRSGVGIKIYEEKIPLDHLTKFVDYEKALELFLYSGGDYELVFTSKKSEYIEIGEVIEDEGVWIVRRDGRVKEVEFRGYAHL, encoded by the coding sequence GTGAGGGAATTCGAGCTAATTGGGAAGGCTAAGGAGTTATTTAGAGTAGAAAGGGATGATGTGATCGTTGGAATAGATGACGACTGTGCTCTGGTCGATGTTGGAACTAGGCTCGCTCTGACAACAGACTGCCTGCATGAAAAAACAGATTTTCCAAAAGGTATAAAGCCTGAGGAGATAGGACACTTGGCTTTAGCCATAAATCTGAGCGATTTGGCAAGTTGTGGAGCGAAACCTCTCTTCTTCCTCTACACGATAACACTCAGTGATTACTGGATAGAATATTTTGAAAGGATTTTGAAGGGAATGAAAAACTTGGCAGATAAGTACGGCGTGGCAGTTGTTGGAGGGGACACGGATTTTGGCGATGAGTTACATATATCCGGCTTTGCAATAGGCAAAGCTGAGAGGTTTGTGGGGAGGGATGGAGCCAAAGTTGGCGATAAGATTTGCGTAACGGGTTTGTTGGGTAAGGCTCAGCTTAGCTTGGAACAGCTCATGAATGGTTTTAGTAGATATGAAATAGCCTATCCAGACAGCTTATTCAAGCCTGAGCCTAGGGTTGAGGAGGGTTTGAGAATTGCAAAGCATGCAAATTCGATGACGGACATAAGCGACAGCTTAGCTATTTCTCTTCATCAGATAGCGAAGAGGAGTGGTGTAGGGATAAAGATTTACGAGGAGAAGATTCCTTTGGATCATCTGACAAAGTTTGTAGATTACGAAAAAGCTTTGGAGCTCTTTTTGTATTCTGGCGGTGATTACGAGCTTGTTTTTACATCGAAAAAGTCGGAATACATAGAGATCGGCGAAGTCATCGAAGATGAAGGAGTTTGGATCGTTAGGAGGGATGGGAGAGTTAAAGAGGTTGAATTCAGGGGTTATGCGCACCTCTGA
- a CDS encoding RAD55 family ATPase yields MNFGIKKLDELIGDIEKGTVILIEGVGDVPILIAKEFLKNALNEGFNAFAIVSERVKRVLSDLNGLNVLTPDDAFSFQELFTISLVVRDLKEKVGLIDVFQQLLIMPESEKVYHLLREICQHIRKKKGIVVITLDKRLADDRTIAMFENEADYVIEIDEISEGLKIRRGIRVKKSLKNPPSPYYSLLIEGGIRVGDKIG; encoded by the coding sequence ATGAACTTCGGTATAAAAAAGCTCGACGAACTGATAGGAGATATCGAGAAAGGAACGGTAATATTGATAGAGGGAGTCGGAGATGTGCCTATCTTGATAGCGAAGGAGTTTCTGAAAAACGCTTTGAATGAGGGCTTTAATGCTTTCGCGATCGTTTCCGAGAGAGTTAAGAGAGTTTTGAGCGATTTAAATGGGCTAAACGTTCTAACTCCTGACGATGCTTTCTCATTCCAAGAACTTTTCACGATTTCGTTGGTTGTGAGGGATTTGAAGGAGAAAGTAGGTCTGATAGATGTGTTTCAGCAGTTACTCATAATGCCTGAGTCTGAGAAAGTTTACCACCTTCTGAGGGAAATCTGTCAGCACATTCGCAAGAAGAAAGGGATAGTTGTTATAACTCTCGACAAGAGGTTGGCTGATGATAGAACAATTGCTATGTTCGAAAACGAGGCTGATTACGTCATAGAGATTGACGAAATATCTGAAGGTTTGAAAATTAGGAGGGGAATAAGGGTGAAGAAGTCTCTCAAGAATCCACCAAGTCCCTATTATTCTCTGCTGATCGAGGGTGGGATAAGAGTTGGAGACAAAATAGGGTAA